NNNNNNNNNNNNNNNNNNNNNNNNNNNNNNNNNNNNNNNNNNNNNNNNNNNNNNNNNNNNNNNNNNNNNNNNNNNNNNNNNNNNNNNNNNNNNNNNNNNNNNNNNNNNNNNNNNNNNNNNNNNNNNNNNNNNNNNNNNNNNNNNNNNNNNNNNNNNNNNNNNNNNNNNNNNNNNNNNNNNNNNNNNNNNNNNNNNNNNNNNNNNNNNNNNNNNNNNNNNNNNNNNNNNNNNNNNNNNNNNNNNNNNNNNNNNNNNNNNNNNNNNNNNNNNNNNNNNNNNNNNNNNNNNNNNNNNNNNNNNNNNNNNNNNNNNNNNNNNNNNNNNNNNNNNNNNNNNNNNNNNNNNNNNNNNNNNNNNNNNNNNNNNNNNNNNNNNNNNNNNNNNNNNNNNNNNNNNNNNNNNNNNNNNNNNNNNNNNNNNNNNNNNNNNNNNNNNNNNNNNNNNNNNNNNNNNNNNNNNNNNNNNNNNNNNNNNNNNNNNNNNNNNNNNNNNNNNNNNNNNNNNNNNNNNNNNNNNNNNNNNNNNNNNNNNNNNNNNNNNNNNNNNNNNNNNNNNNNNNNNNNNNNNNNNNNNNNNNNNNNNNNNNNNNNNNNNNNNNNNNNNNNNNNNNNNNNNNNNNNNNNNNNNNNNNNNNNNNNNNNNNNNNNNNNNNNNNNNNNNNNNNNNNNNNNNNNNNNNNNNNNNNNNNNNNNNNNNNNNNNNNNNNNNNNNNNNNNNNNNNNNNNNNNNNNNNNNNNNNNNNNNNNNNNNNNNNNNNNNNNNNNNNNNNNNNNNNNNNNNNNNNNNNNNNNNNNNNNNNNNNNNNNNNNNNNNNNNNNNNNNNNNNNNNNNNNNNNNNNNNNNNNNNNNNNNNNNNNNNNNNNNNNNNNNNNNNNNNNNNNNNNNNNNNNNNNNNNNNNNNNNNNNNNNNNNNNNNNNNNNNNNNNNNNNNNNNNNNNNNNNNNNNNNNNNNNNNNNNNNNNNNNNNNNNNNNNNNNNNNNNNNNNNNNNNNNNNNNNNNNNNNNNNNNNNNNNNNNNNNNNNNNNNNNNNNNNNNNNNNNNNNNNNNNNNNNNNNNNNNNNNNNNNNNNNNNNNNNNNNNNNNNNNNNNNNNNNNNNNNNNNNNNNNNNNNNNNNNNNNNNNNNNNNNNNNNNNNNNNNNNNNNNNNNNNNNNNNNNNNNNNNNNNNNNNNNNNNNNNNNNNNNNNNNNNNNNNNNNNNNNNNNNNNNNNNNNNNNNNNNNNNNNNNNNNNNNNNNNNNNNNNNNNNNNNNNNNNNNNNNNNNNNNNNNNNNNNNNNNNNNNNNNNNNNNNNNNNNNNNNNNNNNNNNNNNNNNNNNNNNNNNNNNNNNNNNNNNNNNNNNNNNNNNNNNNNNNNNNNNNNNNNNNNNNNNNNNNNNNNNNNNNNNNNNNNNNNNNNNNNNNNNNNNNNNNNNNNNNNNNNNNNNNNNNNNNNNNNNNNNNNNNNNNNNNNNNNNNNNNNNNNNNNNNNNNNNNNNNNNNNNNNNNNNNNNNNNNNNNNNNNNNNNNNNNNNNNNNNNNNNNNNNNNNNNNNNNNNNNNNNNNNNNNNNNNNNNNNNNNNNNNNNNNNNNNNNNNNNNNNNNNNNNNNNNNNNNNNNNNNNNNNNNNNNNNNNNNNNNNNNNNNNNNNNNNNNNNNNNNNNNNNNNNNNNNNNNNNNNNNNNNNNNNNNNNNNNNNNNNNNNNNNNNNNNNNNNNNNNNNNNNNNNNNNNNNNNNNNNNNNNNNNNNNNNNNNNNNNNNNNNNNNNNNNNNNNNNNNNNNNNNNNNNNNNNNNNNNNNNNNNNNNNNNNNNNNNNNNNNNNNNNNNNNNNNNNNNNNNNNNNNNNNNNNNNNNNNNNNNNNNNNNNNNNNNNNNNNNNNNNNNNNNNNNNNNNNNNNNNNNNNNNNNagcaacactgtgttggtttgccttagcattgtgctaagcgaaaaaagaacgtgcgaagaggttgCAGTGTCGAGGAGTCTTTTAAAGtcttttaaatggcatcgtatgcctccgcttttttattgcgatcactatattttttattttttagttgccaaagacatggcagactttcgtaaatttttataaattcagttaaacactttcgcgagCGTTGgcgaagcgtccaaaatataaataagaagCCAAAACAAAGCATCTACAaatcaaccgacaaactggcacttgtttgaaatttgttcacaaattgatgctcgtttgttcagatttgtagatctgcgtcagtgacattaatgacgtctccagagacgtcacttacgcagacATCTTATCgcatcgtagcgtctggaccacTCTTTAGGAGTGACAGCGTACCGTGGTGAAAATGCTTGTGGTGAATAACTCCGAAAACTATTCaaatgtaatttaataacATTACATTTACAAAGATTCAGACAGAATTGGTGGTTTTAAAAACATCTTTTTTAAAGGGAAAACGGTCATCTAAcaggaaaataaagaaaatggaacgcaACAGGAATGGTGCTGCCACCTGCCGGAAGGCGTGCACAAACTGAGGGTTGCACTGACAGCATCGATTTCGACCGTTCCGTTAGTAGGCTGGCTCGTATTCTGAGCAGTCCGCCGCAGCATCGTGAGTCGTTACTAGCGCAAATCCTGATTCCTGAATTCATCAGACCACATTGAGAAGTCTCAGTtcagaagcaacagcaacgcaaATGAGCAACGGCATTGGTAAGTATGGCCTTAGTAACTTTTATGCCATTTCGTTGACCTCGGAAATGAAGCGGCAACTGATGGTTCGAATCAACGACGAGGTGAACCAAAGGCGTTCGCTGACGATCGAAAGGGTAATGTAGAAGTACTTTTTTGTATGTTACCCTCGATCCGCAATAAAAAGCTTGCTTCTTTTTCAAATCCGAAGGCAGAATTAGTGTGTCAGCATCTTAATCAGTGTTTCGAACCCAGCCTTTGTACGATTCGTTTGGCGATGAACATTGTGGCGAAACTGTTGTCCTTCCGAGTGGCCGAAGAAAGGGTGATCGACTCGTACCGTAAGCTTTTGTGTTACTTATCGAACGTGATCGATCGTACCAATGCGAGCGAGCTTGCAGACGGTATGCGTAGGTTAGTGGGAACATTGGCCGCGCTTTAAACAGGGTCCCATTCTAACCGTTTACTACCGTTCGCAGGATTTCGTTGGCTTCGCTCGAAGGGGGCAATGTCCCGTTTCAAGCGTTCCCCGTGACGGTGACGAAGTGCATCATGGTGTTAATTTATCAGCTTCCCATCGTCGACGTGTTTGAGCGAAAGATCATCCACCATGCGTTGCGGTCCACACTGCGCTGGAACAAACTGATGCCGGACGCGTACAAGCAGTGCGGATTCGGATCGCTCATACGGTGTGCCATTGTTTCGGCGAACAATCTGTCCGATGATCTGGCAGCGGTCACCGAGTTGCTTGCCCTCGTGTGGCAGCTTTTCGACGTATACTACAGCGGTACGCCACGATCGGAAGTACATCCTGTTGATGTACTGCTACGATCGGCGTACGATCGCATCTTTTCGCGTCTGACTAGCGAGTGGGCCGATGCGAAATGCTTCGCACTGCTGATCGCCGTCTTGTACGATCTGCTGAAGCGACCCATCGATGGGTTCTTAAAGCTGCGTATCGTCCGGCTGCTGAGCGATGCTGCGGGTGGTGGTCTTCGGCGTCTAGTGCGGCTACTCTCCATTCGTCAGCACGTCCGGGCCGATGTCACAATGGCAGCTCGAGTGAAAATTGTTCTGACACGCATCATCACACAGAACCTGTTCCGGTACGAGTGCGAACAGAATGTTCAGCGATGGCAGGAATTGACGAAGGGCATCGAATGGATGGTCAATTCCGTTTACCTTACCGAGCTGGTCGATGCCCGGTTCATTTGCCTTCATTTGCCGCGCGAGAAGCTCAGCTTGGAAAACGTTTGCTTCATGTTTATCGTACGCCATCTGGATGTCCTCGGTGGGCTTCTGGATCCCCGAACGGAGTTGGACTATGTGTACAATCTGGTGACCGCAGTTAACATCATCTATCACAAGCGTTGGAATGTGCCCGGCTTTTTGGTAAAGCATTTTATCGACGGAATGTCGGTGAGTTCCTCGGAATCCGGTTTTCGCACGAATCTCTTAATGTTCCTTTATTTCCGCCCTTTTTTGAGATTAGAAATTTTCTAACCACAACTTGTGGCAGCAGAACGGTACGGAATCGCAAAAATGGCTAAAGGCCATCCTTCCCAAAGGAGAACCGTCATCATCGGGGGTCAACATATTTGGCCGACTTCCGGTCACAATCCAGCGCATCCAGTGGATCAAGCTGCAACCGCGGGGCTTCCGAGAGCTCTGCATCGTCCACCAGCAGTACGAGTTTCTCCGCGATGTGTACATTGTGACGTGGGACGAAAAACTTCTTACCACGATGCAATCCTCGTTCTCGGTTACCACCCTAATGACGGTAATACACGGCAAGCGGTTCTCATGTAGGGCGCGCGTGAATGCTTCCTGGTTGCTTTCGAAACGTGCCCTTCCTGGCACCCAGCTGACCAAGGTTTATCACAACATCACGCGCCATATTCACAAACCCACCGACAGTTGGATGTACTGGGCGAGAGCCATCTACGGTTCCATCGACGGGATGGACACAGCCAAGAAGCGTACCCTATGGGCTGAGCTTACAACGGCATCTGGCAAGGACAATGAAGAGGTAAAATGCTTGGTTTTCGAGCTGCAGGCTCGGCTGTTGATCAGTATGCTAAGCGAAGAGACCGATTCCGAGCCGAGTGGCCACGCACGCACCAACAACGCAATCGAACCGTTgtcaaagaaacaaaagatttgaataaaacgataaaatgaTTCCTTGCAATGTAAATTTAAGTATAGATTTTAGTTTTTACCAAAATTTGACTGGCCTCTGACCGAGATGTGTTTGTTCCGCGGAAACGGTACattcaaaaattgaattgtgACAGACGCCACCGAAGGCGTTCGCGAAGGAAGAACAAGAAGACGTTTGACTTGACAAACGAATGTTGTTGTGAAGATGGCCAATAACAAACATAAGCGAGCAACGTGCTAAAATTGAGCCGGTGGAGCAAAGAAAGTTGTTTTCAGGACAGTTTCACAATTCCGAGGAAAAACAACGGCAAGCAGCAGCTTCACGGCACCGCTCATTAGGTGATCCGCGTGTCCAGCCATTAACGGCGCGCCTATTGCTTGCAGTGGCTTGCGCAATCAGATtgcaccggttccggcgtcCGATTTCGGTTCGGATAAAAGGAGCTCGAAAATGATCCGCGGAGCGGTGCAGGGTTGCTGGTCGGGCCGTTCGCTCTACTCGTCGCTGGCCGCAACGAAGGGACTACCAAAGCTGGATGATTTCCGGACGATTGAGCAGGACCCCGACCGACACGGCcgcaccaccgtcggtcggttctaCACGATACCGAACGACGTGCGTAAGCAACTCTTTAGCCACGGGGGTCTCCCGaaaaactttgaaaaacaGATCAAAACGTTCAACGAATGCTGCCTGATggtccgccggccggcactgGAAATTATGGAGCACCTCCGGCGGACCGACTTTGGACGGCCCGTCAATCGGTTCGTGCTGTACGGCGAGGATGGGGCGGGCAAGTCGCTCTGTTTGGCACACCTGCTGCACtacggccaccagcagcagtacgtCCTCGTGCACGTACCGTGGCTGCCGAACTGGCTGAAGCGCCCCAAGGAGACGGCCAACTCGAGTACCACCGAAGGGTCGCTTGATCTGCCCCTCGACGGAGCGGCCTGGCTGGTGcatttcaaaaaccaaaatggtCCGCTCCTCGACCGACTCGCGCTGACCGTGAGCCGGGACTACGTGTGGACGAAGCGCGAGACGACACCGGCCGGCGCCCCGCTCCTGACGCTCATCGAGCACGGCATCAATCGGGCTAAGTTTTCGTGCGACGTGATCGCCGGCCTACTGAAGGAGCTGAAGCAACACTCGACAGCGGGTCGCGCCCGcacgatggtggtgatcgatGGGTATAATGCGCTGTTCCATCCGCACACGCGCATATTGACCGAAAACAAGGTTCGCCTCACGCCCGATCGTATCACGCTGACCACACCGTTCGTGGACATCACACGTAACGATTGGACAAACGGAGTGTGCGTGCTGGCAGTGGACCGACTCGCCCTCACCGAGGACCGGATGGCCTCTTGTTTGCCGCTGTACCTGCTGTACCGCGAAGGCTTCGAGCATCTGGACCCGATGGTTCCGGTGCGTGTTGATGGATACGATGACACCGAATTTCACAGCTGCATCCAGTACTACCTCGATCGGAAGTGGATCCAAAGCACGGAGCAGCCCGGCTTCGATGTGGAGCTAAAAATGCTGAGCTGCCAGAATCCCTACCAGTTGATGCAGTTATGCGCCTCGCTGTGAGCGCGGAGAAAGAACCGTGAAAGCAACCACTTTTAGGAAAGTAAATAAAGCCGATGTTAGACTGACCGAACATAGTTGGTAGTATCTCAAATAATTCACAAACGCGAACGAGCAAATGGCAGCTTTATTCCAAAAAATCCGAACGAAAAACTAAGAGGACACGAAAGATTTCGGATGCTAGGCAACTAGACTGCTACTAGTCGAGCTGGCGAAACGCAATGAAAACCAATGGCTACTATGAGCAGAGAATGTGTGTATGTATTGAAGAGTGTTGTTTTGCGTTACAATGCCGTTGACGCTATTTATCGATCTCGTTCGCCAGAGAAACAGGAACTGACGCGGCGATCTGTTTTAGACATTTCCTTCTAAATCGTCtgtattttcacttttatctCCTTCGGAAAGTCCTCCTCACTGCAATTCATATCGCCTCTCGAATCACTTTCGATTACGAGTTCGATTAGCTTTGTCCGTTTTGTGTAATTCTCAATCCCTACTTGAATCTGTTGAACTGTAATATCAATACAAAGCAATGTAAGGATCACTTCTCCGGTCGCCGTGGCGCAAATGGTGCTCGAACTGAACTGCACTTTACGATTGTTTCGGTGTGTCTGTGATTGAATTGTCAAACGTGGATTATTAGATCTTCTGGGAAGGGGCAAGGATTGGATTTCGGTCGGGAATCATAAATAGGTACCTCTTCTCGTACAAATATAGAGTGTTTCCAGAGTTATTGAGTAGCTTTATTTCGTCATGTCGTCACTGTTTGTCTGGTTTGCTTGTAATCGAACGTGCTAATGTTGTAAACCCTAAATCGAGCAGTGCTTCGTAGGCACACCATTGTGTTTTCGTATATTCAGGTATATGTTCCCGTATGAGCGCCACACAAAGGATTGGTTTTCGTTTACTACTAGTTACGAAGTTGGTAACAACGGTATACCGGATAGCGAACTAGTGACACTAGGACTGGGGTTTACACAGTTGAATAAGATTAATCGGCTGTTATCTAGCTTGAACGTTTACTCTTTGTTATTTTGTATGTACGATAAATGAAGTAATTTTTGCGTGTTGTGTTTGCTCGTTTATATTGTAACCATCGACCACGAAAACGCGACTCACACATCTAGCGATTATGAGGCGAACAAGAACTTGCGCGGTCAACATGCTTTGCGCATTGCGCGGGTGTATGGGTGCGCGGTTTCGGTTGTTTAATTCGGTTGAAACCCTTTCCTAACATCGCTGGCTGATCGATAACGATAAACCCAAAATGGAAATGTACGAAAGTGATAAAGTTCCCCGTCGCGGGAAGGGCGAGGCGCGCACTCGCCGCCACCCAACGCGCCACACTCTTTTGATTCTCTTCTCTTTCCGTTTCGGCGATTTCGCCAACGCACGGTTATCTTATCATTTTTTACAGTTCCCTCCTTTTGTAGCAATTATCCTCTTATAAACCTACCCTACACGCTAGTACTATGCTTTTTCTACTCACAGTTTACACCCGCTCCTGGGCTGGGCGcttgtgtgggtgtgtgtgtttatgatgatgatgaggcggATGATAATTACGATATTAAAGATATGATGTCAGCATTAAACTCCGTCGCTTGCGAAAGATACAGATAGAAGTAAACGGAGTATTGAAAGAATGGACCTACTCAACGTAGAACTGCGTCATTTCGTAAAAAAATTCAGCATAAAAAGCTCAAATGGGGTAAAATTCTAGCTCCAAAGCGTTTCAGTTCACCTCCGTCATCAAATCCGTATGGGCGGGAGTCTCcctgtgttttttctttcttcatttaATTCATTCCTCCCTCGAAAGTTGTTTTCTTACTTCCTATTAGCGTAATTTCCGTACCAAGCGAACTTTCTTTTTGGGAGACCGTTCTCGGTTTGCTGagctaaaaaataaaataataaagaaaactCCACCCAGTGAAGGAGATGAACGGAAAAATGCGGACGAAACAGTCTGGGATTGGGTGTTGCGGAGCGCGAAAACGCACGTGCGCCTTACCAACTTGACCCTTCTGCGTGCAAACAACAAAGAGCTACTACCGCGCGGACAGTACTTTACTAACGCAGCTTAGAATCAATAATACGcatgggaaaattaaaaataattttactaAATGGTGAGGCGCTATACGCTCGCGCTCGAAACTGGCGGGACTCGTGTTGCACTCGCGGAAGTGGGCCACTGTCTCGGCCGGTCATGAGGCGCCCCTCTTAGCGTCCCGTCGTCGGTCGCTTACCGGTGATAgtgttctattttttattgccactaaTTGTTTGTCGACTAAAGCATATGcgatgtgtctgtgtgtatgtagAAGCTGCGGACCGGTCACATTGCATCGTGGGCACAGCGTCGATTACATGGTGCTATTTACAGTTTCTTCCTTCACGCCCGTATCGGTAGTGAAGGCTTCAGAGGATGTGATTCCGCGTGATCAACACTGCgagggaaacaataaaaagtcAGTACAACGCACGTCGAGGacgccggccagcccggggaGCCTTACCTACGCGTACAGCGTACATTCAATGTAGCTGGTCGGTACGAATCCTTCCTCCCAACCCTTCGTGCTAAACCGTCGCACCCGTGTCCAGCCGTCGCCCTGGTCCACCTCTATCACTTGCAGTTCTTCACCTTCGGACATTGGAATGCTGCCTTCACTCGTCGCTACGGAGATTAAAGGAAgagaatgcaaacaaaattttaacCAACAAACGACCGGGTCACAACTTACCATCGAATGGGTAAAGCGCGCGGCACGTTCCCAATGGCGTGTCCGCTTCGTAGTACTCCTCGTTCATTGCCTGCTCGTTGGTACTTCCTTGTCCCGAGCCCGGTAGCGACGTATGCGATGTACCGAGCCCACTTTCCGGACTCGCCGAGCTGCTGTGGGATGCGAAATGAGAGAAGAAGGATGCGCAACATTAGCACGTTATCGTCCCGTCGCATTGAGGAGATCGGATGCCAGAGAAAGCGTGTGTGGAAGGGTGTGTGGTTAGGATCATTGTGCCATGTGTGCTGATATTctgtacaacaaaaaatatggtgTGCATGGTGATAAACGAGTGTTAAGCAAAGAGAGAGTGCACTACGGCGCTACTAATGCGGGGTTTAATCACTTTTTTgaacataaattgttttcttttggcgACAAAATGATGGTGGAATGAACACAACGATGAAGGCTAGGGGAAGAGCTACGGGTGGAAGCGATAGGGAATTCAAGAAACAATTGTTCAGTTGTACCCGTTGTTGTTAATGTTAAGCCCATTTTGCGCTTGCTGTACACTACTTTCGGAAGCTGACCTGCTAAGGCTACCGGCATCGTCGGGATGGTCTTCACCGTTGTCGTCGTGATGGTTGTTCTCGTGATTACTGCTACCGTTGGAATGTCTGTCGGAATGAAACCCAGCACAAAGACGGGAGGAGTAAGTAACTTACATCTACCGGTCTGCGCCTGGTCTGGGGTTACCTGGACGATCGCTGCCCATTCTGTATCACGCGGTTTGCCTGGGGGCTGTGCTGGCTGACCGTTTGACTGTTGGCCTGGTCGAGCAGTTTCTGGTAGCGCTGCAGTTCGATCCGAAGCCGGTCCAACCGATTGACGGACTCGTTCAGTTGCTCCTCCACCGTTCGCGGGTCGCCCAGCATCGAGTTCGCCTCGTAGACGCCCTTCATCTTCATCAGTCCATCGCTGGCCGCCTGCTCCTGGGCCACCTTCTGTTGCAGTTCCTGCACCTTGGCGGTTAGCTTTTTTCGTCGCTGCGTCGGTGGCAGATCGCTGAAATCCTCCTTCAGACCGTCCGTGGTAAGATTGTTCTAAAACGGGGACCAATAGAAACGAAGTTAGCAAACCAAACCGCGAACAGTGTTAGGGCGCGAGAAGATACTCTGGAAAAACAGAACGCTACCACATCATGCAAAAGACCATATATCACCAATCGTGTTTCCAATCAGTTTGATATTTTGACCACCAAATTAAATAACGGGCCTTTAGATAACACATTATACAACTAAGTACCAAGTTTGAATGTacaaaaacgcaaacacgcacacacactttcaaacaatcaaatgtaagtaagtaaaacaaaccgaacaaaGAAAGACACACATTTTTTGTCACGCAAAACACTCGCAGCGATAGCAGCGTATGATTATTACCTTTACATGTATGCAGGCTTCAAGGATCTTCTGGGAGGTTTTAGTGGCGTTGTGATAGGAGGAAGattggttgtggttgtggtgaagcgtggtggtggtgtttgtaGAACAATTTGTACACAATTTGTTATTGTTATCGTTTTCATAGGGCAGAGACACGGTTAAGCGCACATAAACACATCGAAAGCCGGAAAGTCGGACAACGAAGACAGACAGCCGCAGCGCATAGCATCGTTACACGCGAAGAGTTAGAGAGAAAGACCAATAGTTCCGAAATAGAAGTGTGTAAATGAgaattttgttaaataaattttgatAAACGTTCAAAGAGTTATAATGTTGGTAAGTGTAAGTGTGTAGCAGTGTGGATGCGGCatgaaaaaagagagaaacaaaacaaatcaatttcagAACCACcagaaacaacacacaaacacgctcgGTGGTGGACAGGCTAAGCGGCTACAGAGCGAACAGACAATGCGAAACCACgatgaagtaataaaaatcaacaaacgtAATCGGCACACATTAAACGATATTCTAGTGAAACAGACTGTAATCAACGGGCAACGTGTCAGGATGTGTCACCGTCGATATtgggcgatggtggtggagaCACACCTTTGGCTACGTTAAATCGTTACACGGCTTCAGTAGCAACAAGTACGCCGGAGGAGAACTTGTGGCGTGACACGTAATCCGACACTAAAAGTCTGACATCACAAGCAAATCGATAAaacaaagacaaaaaaaaatcacagaCACAATCGGGAGAgtgacaaaacataaaaaaggggcCGACGATAAAACTTTGCGTGTCGTGTCATACTAAAACAGAGAATGAACCGATCGTACAAATGAAGCCGAACCACCCTCTGTCTGGACACGGAAGAGCGAATATATCCTCGGCCCAGTTTTCATACTTTTTCCCAGCCCGGACTCAAGCAGGGATTATCGATTCCGGCGGAAGGcggcggaaaaaaaggattgcaAATCGGGGATGGACAGGGAGAAAAAGGTCCGTCTCGCCACTCGTCAGGGATTCTTTTGTAGCGACATTTTTATGCCGTTCAGTGTGCCACATCTTCATTACCGATGAAGGGGGGACGACTTCACCCACAACAGCGGCCATTGTTGCCATTGACAAAAGAGTGAGTAATTAAGTGGACGGGCAGAGTTGCAAACCGTTCTCGCCGCGTATGTGATGCTGTTTTAAGTAGCAACGCAAATAttgaaacggaaccgaactcGGTTGTTGCCAGTCGGAAGCGCCACGCAACTCAGTCGGGTGAGTCACCAACCGAAATAAGCGAACTGAAAGTAGCGAAACATGCTAAAATTACGAGTAACCAGCAGATGACGTGGGCTACTTTCAGCAGTGGCCCGTGACACACGAACGAACCCCATATTCATTCATAACCCGCTCCAACAGCGTCTTATTGAGCGCAGGCGGACACTTTCAATTCGCTAAGTCGGGAGTCCCACACACATCGTGGGTCACCCCGTGAAGGCGTGCATCAGACAAATCTCTCTTCCGGTCCGCGATGTTATCATGGACGCCAATTGTTGACACGCCTTCAAGAGCGGGGGGTTCCGGTGACAAAACACGAATCTCACGTTAAAAGTGTGCTCTTCAACCCAAGGACACTCCTTCACCGGGTGAGCGCGGCACACTAGAGACCGGTTTCGCCAAGTGGCCAGCGACACGACTTAATGAGAGGAACCCCGCCTACGAGTGGTTAATGAAAAGAGTGCGCCGGATATAAAACAGACTACCGAAGAGGGCAGTGCTTATCACTAATCGTGCTCGCAATCCGAGTAAAGAAGAACCACTCATAAAAGCCTTAAAATGGGAGCTTCCTCGTGCGACCGAAGAATGCAGCAGTGATTTAAGATTACTACCCTCGCCCGATAAGGACAACAgaacgcaaaagaaaaagtgagGAAATAGTTTAGATAAGCCACATGCGACGGATGTAAGCAGCATGGCGGCGTGTGATGTGCTCCAGAAACGTGAAATGGGTGACCCAAAAAGCAACAGGAGAACGAAACACGATTGCACGCCTAACGTGGGGCGATTTGGTCCGATATCCGATGGCCAGAGCGAACGGAACCAATAAGCGCGAGGAAACGCAGGGGGCGCAGTTTGCATGGGCGCGCAATAGCGGGGTGCAAAATGTTATGTTCCACACACTGATGAGGGGGCTTTTGTGGCCGCCAAATACTCACTCGCCAACGAAGTACAACGAACGCATGATCGGTTGGTTGTTATCATATCGCACCGCGCCGGAGTGTTTAGATTTGATTGCATTTGTGTCCACGGCGCGCAAAACCAGAagtaacagcaacagcaacagcatttACGGCGGACATCCCCACCGGCAGCCGAATTCGAGGGTGACGAGCCGATTTTGGGACAAGAATTTTATCGGACCGAGCAACGGGAGATTACACGCGAAGGATTATTTGGAAAtacgcggtggcggtggcggcagcgttCGGATTGGATTAAtaaggagaagaaaattggattacaaaattaaattatctgACGGTAAGAAGCGAACAAAGTACATAACCAAATCTGGTCTGTTATCGGCAGCTAGAAACGAATGCGATAAACATTTTTACAAACGACAACAAGGGGCTATTGGGGTGGCAGCTAATGAAACTGAGTTCCTGTtgcaggttttgtttttttcgaatGCCAAAACAATTACAAAACAGTATGAAGATGGATGTAACGGATGGAACATTCGGAAATGTACACAGCGAAAATCGATACAGTAAAACATACGAAACCGTAAACGGTTTTTGAACAGTATCGAAACATCTGTTGGATCAGTCGGCGAAGGACCGGAGGTCCGGATCAATGGACCGCTCCCTTACCTTGTTACCGGTGAAGATACCGAATATGCCAACGCGCTTTTTCAGCTTCTCCTTCGTGGTGCCCTTCCCCGTCATGTGGTTAAGTCCGGTGCTGGAGTTGTGCGTCTGTGAGTTGTTGGAGGAGTCGGAGTCGGGCTTCGAGAGGTCCTCGAACGGTATGTCGCCCGGCGGCTGAAAACCGGACTGATATCTGTGCCGGGAGAGTAGACAAAACAGGACTTGGCGTTAGAGGCTCGCTGGGTTCAACAAGCTGTTAGAGCGCGCTGCATACTTTTCTATGACAATCATCGAG
The nucleotide sequence above comes from Anopheles bellator chromosome 1, idAnoBellAS_SP24_06.2, whole genome shotgun sequence. Encoded proteins:
- the LOC131205462 gene encoding formin-binding protein 1-like isoform X2 — protein: MAAQEIEIISTSWGKELWDQYDNLATHTQKGIDFFERFGHFIRDRSAIEVEYALKLRRLVKNYQPKKNKEDDENEFSTLVAFKNVLKEVADLAGQREVVAENLQNQVLQGIMLLAKNLREERKKSLTQGAQLTQTLHTQIGTLDRAKRSYEKSFREAEKAIESYHKADADFHLSRADVEKQRVNMNIRNTLSEDAKSEYANQLQITNKLQQQHYQAALPEVFNRLQELDEKRTRGMKEFIKRSADVECEVSPIIARCLEGMVKAADSINEKDDSMIVIEKYQSGFQPPGDIPFEDLSKPDSDSSNNSQTHNSSTGLNHMTGKGTTKEKLKKRVGIFGIFTGNKKILEACIHVKNNLTTDGLKEDFSDLPPTQRRKKLTAKVQELQQKVAQEQAASDGLMKMKGVYEANSMLGDPRTVEEQLNESVNRLDRLRIELQRYQKLLDQANSQTVSQHSPQANRVIQNGQRSSRHSNGSSNHENNHHDDNGEDHPDDAGSLSRSASESSVQQAQNGLNINNNGSSASPESGLGTSHTSLPGSGQGSTNEQAMNEEYYEADTPLGTCRALYPFDATSEGSIPMSEGEELQVIEVDQGDGWTRVRRFSTKGWEEGFVPTSYIECTLYA
- the LOC131205462 gene encoding formin-binding protein 1-like isoform X1; amino-acid sequence: MAAQEIEIISTSWGKELWDQYDNLATHTQKGIDFFERFGHFIRDRSAIEVEYALKLRRLVKNYQPKKNKEDDENEFSTLVAFKNVLKEVADLAGQREVVAENLQNQVLQGIMLLAKNLREERKKSLTQGAQLTQTLHTQIGTLDRAKRSYEKSFREAEKAIESYHKADADFHLSRADVEKQRVNMNIRNTLSEDAKSEYANQLQITNKLQQQHYQAALPEVFNRLQELDEKRTRGMKEFIKRSADVECEVSPIIARCLEGMVKAADSINEKDDSMIVIEKYQSGFQPPGDIPFEDLSKPDSDSSNNSQTHNSSTGLNHMTGKGTTKEKLKKRVGIFGIFTGNKNNLTTDGLKEDFSDLPPTQRRKKLTAKVQELQQKVAQEQAASDGLMKMKGVYEANSMLGDPRTVEEQLNESVNRLDRLRIELQRYQKLLDQANSQTVSQHSPQANRVIQNGQRSSRHSNGSSNHENNHHDDNGEDHPDDAGSLSRSASESSVQQAQNGLNINNNGSSASPESGLGTSHTSLPGSGQGSTNEQAMNEEYYEADTPLGTCRALYPFDATSEGSIPMSEGEELQVIEVDQGDGWTRVRRFSTKGWEEGFVPTSYIECTLYA